A part of Halobacillus shinanisalinarum genomic DNA contains:
- the xseA gene encoding exodeoxyribonuclease VII large subunit, whose translation MNGRYLTVSALTKYIKRKLSHDPHLKEVWLRGEISNFKLHSRGHMYLSIKDEKSRIQAVMFAGNNRKLKFAPENGMNVLIRGEINVYEPMGNYQLYIQDMQPDGIGALYLAFEQLKEKLQREGLFDDSSKKELPSYPEHIGVITSQTGAAVRDILTTIKRRYPIVKVSIIPVLVQGNSAAASVDKAIRYANEQLDCDVLIVGRGGGSIEDLWSFNEELVARAIHSSLIPIISAVGHETDTTISDFVADVRAATPTGAAEVAVPSLKELSEQLKLTTQRLTRAVTVKRAEANERLTRLRKSYAFKYPEQLMKQKEQDLDRVLEQLSKSIHDLQKQKNDWLTHINKRLNQQHTASDVQVSRKQLSKLTKQLTGNFNMQFRIKKDQFHTVLDKLTLVNPLDIMKRGYAIPYTQGGNVLKSVNQTKTGGLLTVKVQDGQLYCTVNEIEEDES comes from the coding sequence GTGAACGGTCGATATTTAACGGTTTCAGCCTTAACTAAATATATCAAACGAAAACTTTCGCACGATCCTCACCTAAAGGAAGTATGGCTAAGAGGGGAAATTTCTAATTTCAAGCTCCATAGTCGTGGTCACATGTATTTATCGATCAAGGATGAAAAGTCTCGTATTCAAGCAGTTATGTTTGCAGGAAATAACCGCAAACTGAAATTTGCTCCAGAGAATGGTATGAATGTGTTAATACGTGGTGAAATCAATGTATATGAGCCAATGGGGAATTATCAGTTGTACATTCAGGACATGCAGCCAGATGGGATTGGGGCGCTATACCTGGCCTTCGAGCAACTGAAGGAAAAACTTCAAAGGGAAGGGCTGTTTGACGATTCATCTAAAAAAGAACTGCCGAGTTATCCAGAACACATAGGCGTAATAACTTCACAAACCGGCGCTGCAGTTCGGGATATATTGACGACTATTAAGCGGCGATATCCAATTGTAAAAGTATCCATTATTCCTGTGCTCGTTCAGGGAAATTCAGCTGCCGCCTCCGTAGATAAAGCGATTCGATATGCTAATGAGCAGTTGGATTGTGATGTGTTAATTGTAGGTCGTGGTGGTGGATCAATAGAGGATTTGTGGTCTTTTAACGAAGAACTTGTGGCACGTGCCATTCATTCGTCCCTTATTCCGATAATTTCCGCGGTCGGGCATGAAACCGATACAACGATAAGTGATTTTGTTGCAGATGTAAGGGCTGCAACACCCACGGGTGCGGCCGAAGTTGCTGTTCCATCATTGAAGGAACTTTCAGAACAGCTTAAATTGACGACACAGCGACTTACACGTGCTGTAACAGTAAAGCGGGCCGAGGCAAATGAACGACTTACACGCTTAAGAAAATCCTATGCATTTAAGTATCCTGAGCAGCTAATGAAGCAAAAAGAGCAAGATCTTGACCGGGTTCTTGAGCAGCTCTCTAAAAGCATACACGATCTCCAAAAGCAAAAAAATGATTGGTTAACACACATTAACAAACGTCTCAATCAGCAGCATACTGCTTCAGATGTTCAAGTGAGCCGAAAGCAATTGAGTAAACTAACGAAACAGCTGACAGGTAACTTTAATATGCAATTCCGGATTAAAAAGGATCAATTTCATACTGTATTGGACAAGCTTACACTAGTAAATCCTTTAGACATTATGAAAAGAGGCTATGCTATTCCTTATACACAAGGAGGAAATGTGCTGAAAAGTGTTAATCAAACGAAAACCGGTGGTCTATTGACAGTAAAAGTGCAGGATGGTCAGCTTTACTGTACTGTCAATGAAATTGAGGAGGATGAATCATGA
- the folD gene encoding bifunctional methylenetetrahydrofolate dehydrogenase/methenyltetrahydrofolate cyclohydrolase FolD → MSAEIIYGKQLAEELRQEMKEEVTELSKQGVHPKLVVVILGEDPASMSYVKGKQRASEKIGMDSELMELSEETPELELLKIINQLNNDETVHGILVQLPLPKQIDEQKVIEAIAPSKDVDGFHPSNVGRMMTGQETFYPCTPYGILVMLKRANIDIEGKHVVIIGRSNLVGKPVGQLLLNEHATVTHCHSRTKNLREHTKQADILIVAAGKADLITGEDISEGAVVIDVGVNRVDGKLTGDVDFESAKEKSSHITPVPKGVGPMTITMLLHNTIKAAKWIHQK, encoded by the coding sequence ATGTCAGCTGAAATCATCTACGGAAAGCAGTTAGCAGAAGAACTTCGTCAGGAGATGAAAGAAGAGGTTACAGAATTATCTAAGCAAGGTGTTCATCCCAAGTTGGTTGTCGTAATTCTTGGTGAGGACCCGGCTTCCATGTCTTATGTAAAAGGAAAGCAGCGGGCTTCAGAAAAGATAGGTATGGACTCTGAACTGATGGAGCTCTCTGAAGAAACTCCTGAGTTAGAGTTATTAAAGATCATCAACCAATTAAATAATGATGAAACGGTACATGGAATTCTTGTGCAATTGCCATTACCTAAGCAAATTGACGAGCAAAAAGTGATTGAAGCGATAGCGCCTAGTAAAGATGTGGATGGCTTTCACCCTAGTAATGTAGGACGAATGATGACAGGACAGGAAACATTCTATCCTTGCACCCCCTATGGAATATTAGTCATGCTGAAACGTGCAAATATTGATATAGAAGGCAAACATGTAGTTATAATTGGAAGAAGTAATCTAGTCGGGAAGCCGGTCGGGCAACTACTCTTAAATGAACATGCAACCGTAACACACTGTCATTCTCGAACGAAAAATTTGCGTGAGCATACAAAACAGGCAGATATTCTTATTGTAGCAGCTGGAAAAGCTGATTTAATTACCGGTGAAGATATATCTGAAGGTGCTGTGGTCATTGATGTTGGTGTGAACCGTGTGGATGGTAAGCTGACAGGGGATGTGGATTTTGAGTCTGCTAAAGAGAAATCCTCACATATAACGCCCGTTCCTAAAGGGGTAGGTCCGATGACAATCACCATGTTGCTTCATAACACTATTAAAGCAGCAAAGTGGATTCACCAAAAGTAA
- the nusB gene encoding transcription antitermination factor NusB, which translates to MKRRMAREKAFQALFQIDSSEINADEAIEHVVDEHIHDAFLNQLVHGVVTHKTDIDQWIGNHLENWSFSRLARVEKTLLRIAAYEMRYSQDVPQQVAINEAIELAKVFGEEQSGKFINGVLSKMV; encoded by the coding sequence ATGAAACGACGTATGGCTAGGGAAAAAGCTTTTCAGGCTCTTTTTCAAATAGATTCAAGTGAAATAAATGCAGATGAAGCGATTGAACATGTGGTAGACGAGCACATTCACGATGCTTTTTTAAATCAACTAGTCCACGGGGTTGTGACACACAAAACAGACATTGATCAGTGGATAGGAAATCATCTTGAGAATTGGTCATTTTCTCGACTGGCCCGTGTTGAAAAAACATTGCTTCGTATCGCGGCCTATGAAATGAGATACAGTCAAGATGTTCCACAACAAGTAGCCATCAATGAAGCGATTGAGTTGGCAAAAGTTTTTGGAGAGGAGCAGTCTGGTAAGTTTATTAATGGTGTTTTATCGAAAATGGTTTAG
- a CDS encoding Asp23/Gls24 family envelope stress response protein, protein MSEKQLLNVTEGSTLGNVEIAPEVIEVIAGIAVSEVAGVASMRGNFASGVVERLGKKNHGKGVKVELTEDGILIEAFVVMDYGISIPDTAKKIQDNTRQALKNMTALEIKEINVHIVGVQMEGKEEELEVEEV, encoded by the coding sequence GTGAGCGAGAAACAACTGCTAAACGTTACAGAAGGATCCACGCTTGGTAATGTAGAGATTGCTCCAGAAGTCATTGAAGTTATAGCTGGTATCGCTGTTTCAGAAGTTGCAGGTGTAGCTTCCATGCGAGGCAATTTTGCTTCAGGTGTGGTCGAGCGGCTTGGTAAAAAGAACCACGGTAAGGGTGTGAAAGTAGAGCTCACAGAAGATGGGATATTAATTGAAGCTTTTGTTGTAATGGATTATGGGATTTCCATTCCTGATACAGCCAAGAAGATTCAAGACAACACGAGGCAGGCATTAAAAAATATGACGGCACTCGAAATTAAGGAAATTAATGTCCATATTGTTGGAGTTCAAATGGAAGGTAAAGAAGAAGAACTTGAAGTAGAAGAAGTTTAA
- the accC gene encoding acetyl-CoA carboxylase biotin carboxylase subunit yields MVKKVLIANRGEIAVRIVRACKEMGIETVAVYSEADKEALHVQIADEAYCVGPTLSKDSYLNYTNILSLATLTESDAIHPGYGFLAENAEFAEMCEECNITFVGPSSYAIQKMGTKDVARETMRAAGVPVVPGSEGIIADVEEGKQVANEIGYPVIIKATAGGGGKGIRVARTEEDLVKGINVTQQEAETAFGNPGVYIEKFIEDFRHVEIQVLADNHGNAVHLGERDCTIQRRLQKLIEETPSPAVTPNIREKMGDAAVKAALAVEYSGAGTVEFIFDKTENSFYFMEMNTRIQVEHPVTEMVTGIDLIKEQLKVADNESLSFTQEEITFEGWAMECRINAEDPHKNFMPSAGRIDMYLAPGGLGVRVDSAAYPGYMIPPYYDSMVAKLITYGRDRDEAIQKMRRALDEFVIEGVQTTIPFHSRMMEHEVFVGGDFNTKFLENYTIMEDDKKGSGQ; encoded by the coding sequence ATGGTAAAAAAAGTGTTGATTGCGAACCGAGGGGAAATAGCCGTTCGTATTGTTCGTGCATGTAAAGAAATGGGTATCGAAACTGTAGCAGTGTATTCAGAAGCCGATAAAGAAGCGTTGCATGTGCAAATCGCTGATGAGGCGTACTGTGTTGGTCCGACCTTAAGCAAAGATAGCTACTTAAATTATACAAACATACTGAGTTTAGCTACACTAACCGAATCAGATGCCATCCACCCTGGCTATGGTTTTTTAGCTGAGAATGCTGAATTTGCCGAAATGTGTGAAGAGTGCAATATTACGTTTGTTGGTCCTTCCTCTTATGCTATTCAAAAAATGGGGACGAAAGATGTAGCAAGAGAAACGATGAGAGCAGCAGGGGTCCCGGTAGTTCCAGGATCAGAAGGAATTATTGCTGATGTTGAGGAAGGGAAGCAGGTAGCCAATGAAATTGGCTATCCTGTGATTATTAAAGCAACAGCTGGCGGTGGCGGGAAAGGGATCCGTGTCGCACGTACAGAAGAAGATCTTGTAAAAGGCATCAATGTGACTCAACAAGAAGCAGAAACTGCTTTTGGTAACCCTGGCGTATACATCGAAAAATTTATAGAAGATTTCAGACATGTAGAAATCCAAGTGTTAGCTGACAATCATGGTAATGCCGTACATCTAGGTGAGCGTGATTGTACAATTCAACGACGGTTACAAAAGCTTATTGAGGAAACTCCATCGCCTGCCGTCACACCAAATATTCGGGAAAAAATGGGTGATGCAGCTGTTAAAGCTGCTTTGGCCGTTGAGTACTCGGGTGCGGGGACGGTTGAATTCATTTTTGATAAGACGGAGAACTCGTTCTACTTCATGGAGATGAACACACGTATTCAAGTTGAGCATCCTGTTACTGAGATGGTGACAGGAATCGATTTAATAAAAGAGCAGTTGAAAGTGGCTGACAATGAATCCCTGTCCTTTACACAGGAAGAGATCACTTTTGAAGGCTGGGCAATGGAATGCAGAATTAACGCAGAAGACCCTCACAAAAACTTCATGCCATCTGCAGGAAGGATTGATATGTACTTAGCTCCTGGTGGATTAGGTGTGCGGGTGGATTCTGCGGCTTATCCAGGATATATGATCCCGCCATATTATGATTCCATGGTGGCAAAACTGATCACCTACGGTCGTGATCGAGACGAAGCGATTCAGAAAATGAGAAGAGCGTTGGATGAATTCGTGATTGAGGGGGTTCAAACAACCATTCCATTCCACAGTCGTATGATGGAACATGAAGTATTTGTCGGAGGAGACTTTAACACCAAGTTTCTAGAAAACTATACTATAATGGAAGACGACAAAAAGGGGAGTGGCCAGTAG
- the accB gene encoding acetyl-CoA carboxylase biotin carboxyl carrier protein yields MLKVQEIRELIKLIDESHIDEFSYETNGTKVCMKKNGGQVITEMPIETKPAAPQKTQPIQEEPKQQEEVVEKKEQETATEQSSNYDQEITSPMVGTFYQSPSPDQGAFVQVGDQVKQDSVVCIVEAMKLFNEIEAEVSGEVVEILVKDGELVEYGQPMFRVKTV; encoded by the coding sequence ATGTTAAAGGTGCAAGAAATACGTGAGCTTATTAAGCTAATTGATGAATCCCATATTGATGAATTCAGCTACGAGACGAATGGAACGAAAGTATGTATGAAGAAGAACGGTGGTCAAGTTATTACGGAAATGCCAATTGAAACTAAGCCAGCAGCTCCTCAAAAAACACAGCCCATTCAGGAGGAGCCGAAGCAGCAGGAAGAAGTTGTTGAAAAGAAAGAGCAGGAGACAGCAACTGAGCAAAGTTCTAATTATGATCAAGAGATCACGTCCCCGATGGTCGGGACCTTCTACCAATCACCCTCCCCTGACCAGGGTGCATTTGTACAAGTGGGCGACCAGGTGAAACAAGATTCAGTCGTCTGCATTGTAGAGGCGATGAAATTATTCAATGAAATTGAAGCGGAAGTTTCAGGAGAAGTTGTAGAAATCCTTGTAAAAGACGGCGAGCTTGTAGAATATGGCCAGCCGATGTTCCGCGTGAAAACTGTATAA